Genomic DNA from Nocardioides aquaticus:
GACATGATCAACGCCTTCCTCCAGGGCTCCACGCAGTACGACGCCCTCGGCCACGTGTGGTTCGACGGCCAGATGTGGAACGGCTACGACGCCCGCAGCTCGGTGGGCGGGATGGACAAGGCCAGCGTCGAGCCGATCGCGCAGAAGGGCGTCGTGGGGCGTGGCGTGCTGCTCGACATGGCCCGCTTCCGCGGCAAGACCTACCTCGACTCCGCCGAGACCTTCACCCACGAGGACCTCCTGGCCTGCGCCGAGTCCCAGGGCGTCGAGCTGCGCAAGCGCGACATCCTGGTGATCCGCACCAACTACCTCCAGCGGTTCTTCGAGCTCGGCGAGGCGTTCTACGAGGGCTTCTGCGAGCCGGGCCTGGTCTACAGCCCCGAGCTCGTCCAGTGGTTCCAGGACATGGAGATCCCCAACCTGGTCACCGACACCATCGCCAACGAGGTCACCTTCGACCCGAACACCGGTGTCGCGCTGACCCTGCACAACGCGCTGATGCGCAACCTCGGCGTCACCTTCACCGAGATCGTCGACCTGGAGGACCTCGCCGCCGACTGCGCCGACGACGGCACGTACGAGTTCTGCTACACCGCCGCCCCGATCAAGGTGGCCCAGGGCAGCGGTGCCCCGGTGAACCCCGTCGTCCTGAAGTGAGCACCCGGTGAGCGCCTACGACGAGTTGCCGTGGCTGGGCGTCTACGCCGGGCAGTCCGCCGAGCTCCCGCCGGAGCACCCCGACGCGCTGACGATGTACCGCGCCGGGCTCGCCGCCGACCCCGACGGCGTCGCGATCCGCTACTTCGACGGCGTGCTGACCCGGTCCGAGCTGGAGGCGCAGAGCGACGCCCTGGCCAGCGCCCTGCTGGCGCACGGCTTCGAGCGGGGCGACCGGCTCGCGGTCTACCTCCAGAACGTCCCGCAGTTCGTGGTCTGCATGGTCGCGACCTGGAAGGCCGGCGGGGTGATGGTCTCGATCAACCCGATGAGCCGCGCCCGCGAGCTGACCTACCTCCTGGCCGACTCCGGCGCGCGGGTCCTGGTCAGCCTGGAGACGCTGTACGACGAGGTGGCGCGCGAGGTCGTGCCCGGCACTGCGGTCGACCTCGTCCTGACCACCAGCGGGCTCGAGCACCAGCAGCGGCACGACGAGCGGCTGTTCGCCGGGGTCGCGCGCGCGCGGCACGACGGGACGACCGACCTGGCCACGCTGATCGAGGAGCACCGCGGCCAGGTGCCGCCGCCGGTCACGCTCGGGCCCGACGACGTCGCGTTCCTGACCTACACCTCGGGCACGACCGGGGTGCCCAAGGGCGCGATGAACACCCACCGCAACGTCGTCTTCACCGCCGGCGTCTACCGGGACCGGGCCCGGTTCGCGCCCGGCGGGTCGGTGTTCGGCGTCGCCCCGCTGTTCCACATCACCGGGCTCATCGGGCACGTCGCCGTCACCCTCGCCGCCCCGTCCGAGCTGGTGCTGGCCTACCGGTTCGAGCCGGGCGTCGTGCTGGACGCGCTGCTGGAGCACCGCCCGACGTACACGATCGGCGCGATCACCGCCTTCAACGCGCTGCTCAACGCCGAGGGCTTCACCCGCGACCACTTCTCGTCCTTCACCTCGGTCTACTCCGGAGGGGCCGCGATCTCGCCGACGGCCGAGAAGGCGTTCGCGGAGAAGACCGGGCTGCAGGTGCACAACGCCTACGGGCTGACCGAGACGACCAGCCCGATGACGCTCACGCCGTACGGCGCCCCCTCCCCGGTGGACCCGACCTCCGGGGCGCTGTCCGTCGGGGTGCCCGTGCCGAGCACGATCGTGCGGATCCAGGACGACGACGGGAACGACCTGCCGCTCGGCGAGGTCGGGGAGATCGTCGCCGACGGCCCGCAGGTCGTGGCGGGCTACTGGGGCAAGCCCGAGGAGACCGCCGCCGGCCTCCCGGGCGGGGCGCTGCGCAGCGGCGACGTGGGGTTCATGGACGCCGACGGCTGGGTCTACATCGTCGACCGCAAGAAGGACATGATCAACGCCTCCGGCTACAAGGTCTGGCCACGCGAGGTCGAGGACGTCCTG
This window encodes:
- a CDS encoding cyclase family protein; this encodes MTATVLEEPMNDAPVPALGELLKDAPSNWGKWGEDDEVGGLNYLGPEQVLAAVGLVRQGKTFCIQRLIGDPKGDPVWPGRKPAVRTQIMDEATWDADDAPAFPGGLHYADDMINAFLQGSTQYDALGHVWFDGQMWNGYDARSSVGGMDKASVEPIAQKGVVGRGVLLDMARFRGKTYLDSAETFTHEDLLACAESQGVELRKRDILVIRTNYLQRFFELGEAFYEGFCEPGLVYSPELVQWFQDMEIPNLVTDTIANEVTFDPNTGVALTLHNALMRNLGVTFTEIVDLEDLAADCADDGTYEFCYTAAPIKVAQGSGAPVNPVVLK
- a CDS encoding class I adenylate-forming enzyme family protein; the protein is MSAYDELPWLGVYAGQSAELPPEHPDALTMYRAGLAADPDGVAIRYFDGVLTRSELEAQSDALASALLAHGFERGDRLAVYLQNVPQFVVCMVATWKAGGVMVSINPMSRARELTYLLADSGARVLVSLETLYDEVAREVVPGTAVDLVLTTSGLEHQQRHDERLFAGVARARHDGTTDLATLIEEHRGQVPPPVTLGPDDVAFLTYTSGTTGVPKGAMNTHRNVVFTAGVYRDRARFAPGGSVFGVAPLFHITGLIGHVAVTLAAPSELVLAYRFEPGVVLDALLEHRPTYTIGAITAFNALLNAEGFTRDHFSSFTSVYSGGAAISPTAEKAFAEKTGLQVHNAYGLTETTSPMTLTPYGAPSPVDPTSGALSVGVPVPSTIVRIQDDDGNDLPLGEVGEIVADGPQVVAGYWGKPEETAAGLPGGALRSGDVGFMDADGWVYIVDRKKDMINASGYKVWPREVEDVLAEHPAVRESAVVGVPDEKRGETVRAFVSLHAGATVTTEELVAHCKERMAAYKYPRQVVVIDELPKTVTGKILRRELRD